CCAAGTTTTACGCGCAAAGACGTATATAgatctaactataattattgtatataatagGAAGAAGCTGATGAACCTTTCCCCAAGAATTTTCCCCAAGAATTTACTTGGATTCCAAATAATACTGGGGGAAGGTCTATACTATGATGTAGAGTATAGCGATCATAGTGTTCATACTATGAACTTCATTGACTTGACGATTCATTTTATTTACAATGTGTAATGCACTTAATGCTGTACATACTTGAAAATGTGTAATGATGTCGGACGCAatattgataattataatcgacTTACTCGTCACTATGTGCTTGATCTTGATCACTCATGTCGTCATTGCCACTCACTCCAGatcgataattataatcgaCTTACTCGTCACTATGTGCTTGATCTTGATCACTCATGTCGTCATTGCCACTCACTCCAGATCGATCTTCGTTCATATCACTCATTCCGTCCTCTCCTCCGTTCATATCACCCATTCCATCATTTCCTCCAGTCGTATCACTAGTACTCACTCCATCATTACTGTCATCGCCACTCGCTTCTCGATCAGTCGTATCACTAGTACTCACTCCATCATTGCTGTCATCGCCACTTATTCTTCTGTTCATATCACTGCATAATTTTAATTATGAATGGATGGAGGGGGTGTTCTAAAACAGTGTGTAACTGTATGAGTATACATAGACAATCATTATTAttgatcatgcatgtatatatacctggAAACAGCTGTTCGGTTCTTTCTCCATTTAGTTGTCTTGGGTATAGGTTGTGATGGATCCAGCAGGTACCTCTTGTATGGTCCTCTGTTCATTTTGTGGGTGATCGAGCTATTTtagtatagctgcatgtagctatagttcACTATTAAAGCACATGTATACAAAGTGAACATTTTCGCGCAGTTGTAGTATGCGCACCTTTCGAAACATTTCATTGGACAGGACAATTTTTTAGCACTTTCCTAGCACATGTTTCAACTTGCTCCAACATGCCACCAAAGAGATCTAGGAAACCTACTACAAGGTACAACCAGGACAATACTAGTGATCTACTCTCAGAGAAAATCCTCACCAGTAAGTGTTTCTACTATATCAAatgacagctagctagctatatatagatcgATCGATCTACGTGTCTATTCGATCCTATATTAAtcctaataataatataattatagctgcatgtatacatgcatataactatatatacatttacTATACCTGTTACAGAAAATGTTACTGTGGTGTGCAaccagacaaacaaacaagttGCACTCCGTGAAAGCTTATAAGCTAAGCCTAGAAGATGGAGACATCAAAGAAAACGACTTTGTAAGAGGAAAGCAGCTAATGCTGGAAGACAAAAACAATCACTACCCTGTGACATTTTTGTCAATTGACGAAAGTAAGAAGAAGCAGGTAAAGAAGGCGAGACTTGTGAGCGACAGTGAAGAAGAAAATTGTGCATCCCCCACACAGGTGAattgataattaattaaatacTTCACAGTACCACTAAAGTTGAGCccattatgcatgcaattactTATAGTGCCTATATAATAGCTAATCCTGCTTGTATATCAATAATATTTTATACATCTTTTTTTTAAAGATTTCAGGCTCAGAAAATGAATATGATCCAAATCCATTTTCTGATGATGAAGCTAAAGAAAAGAAGATGAAGAAAGGAAAGTGTAGGAGGAATGATGAGAAGCGTAGGAAAGAGCGTAGGAGAAAAGAAGAGAGAGAAGAGGAGCGTAAGAAAGAAGAGGAGCGTAggagagagagaagagatTCTGAAGCGAGAGAGCGAGAGAGACAGAATGACGCACTAAAGCAGGAAAAATCTGAGGTAAAGTGCTTTTATACATGATTACTCAATCATACTCAATCACCTATaaaaccatgcatataattatacgttgtACAAATTTGTGTGCAGTTGATGGATCACAGTTCTCAATCGCAGAATTGTTCTGGACTGTCTCAGGTaatgttgtgtgcatgcagggtaccttacattattataattattattacaggcACAAACTGTGAACCTCGATAAGAGACTTCTGAAGTTGGAGGAAGGGTTGGCAACGACTATCCGCATATTAAGACGGCTAGAAAAGGGTGGGGGAACTGGGAGGACCATTGACACCACCCTGAGCGATCAGGTGCAGGAGGATCCTAAGGAGGATCTTAAGTACACGGTAAGAGTATAATTACTATAagcattatataattataattat
This region of Halichondria panicea chromosome 12, odHalPani1.1, whole genome shotgun sequence genomic DNA includes:
- the LOC135344949 gene encoding capping protein inhibiting regulator of actin dynamics-like, whose translation is MFQLAPTCHQRDLGNLLQGTTRTILVIYSQRKSSPKMLLWCATRQTNKLHSVKAYKLSLEDGDIKENDFVRGKQLMLEDKNNHYPVTFLSIDESKKKQVKKARLVSDSEEENCASPTQISGSENEYDPNPFSDDEAKEKKMKKGKCRRNDEKRRKERRRKEEREEERKKEEERRRERRDSEARERERQNDALKQEKSELMDHSSQSQNCSGLSQAQTVNLDKRLLKLEEGLATTIRILRRLEKGGGTGRTIDTTLSDQVQEDPKEDLKYTDYLAYGRLLLSHLFTKEDHKTHGNKSIKPTLDPERVQRLYDCMDFKYRGYDRVKLIASLNQKCRDVKTIIIQ